TTTTAACAATTAAGGTTCTCCACTTAAACCTgacaatatttttcaacttgTTCCTCAACACTTATTTACCCACCATGAAAGAATTCCAATTTGACCCAGACTCTTTTTCGAAAGTAACGTACAATATTGGAGGCATTTTAACGTATGTCTACAATTCGGACCAATTAGTTTCGTAcgttgaaaaatttaacaaGTTTGAACATCCTATCGAAGCAATTCCAATCAATGTAGTTTacttaattcatcaaagGTGTGGCAGCCACAAGCATACCGAAGCAATTGCCtacaattatttgaaacaattttatGACAAGAAATCCCAAGATTATGATATTCCGTTAATTTGCGTTACATTCGACAATCCTAACCATGGACAAAGATTGGTAAATGAGCGTAGCAACTCCGGTTGGGCGAAAAACAATGAAACACACGGTGCTGATATGATGTCAATTATTGAAGGGACTATCCAAAATATAAGATTGATAATGGATTATTTACCATCTTATTTGAACTTGGACTATTATTTAACTAATACCTTTAAGAGTATTAACCCCGGAACcgaaatcaaattcaacaatatctTGACTGGTTACTCTTTAGGTGGGCATGTGGTGATTCGTTACGGTATAGCCCATCCTCAGGACGTTAAAATTATCGGACCAGTTATTGGGTGCAGTGACTTGACTTCATTATTGGTGACCAgattgaaatcaattacCAACAACGATAAGAAATACTTTTATTTCAACTACGATGAATTGGATCTCACCGATCAACAGAAAAAGCAATACCCAGAAACATTACATAAAAGAATCTCGAAACAAGACCAAgcaatttttgaaaactatccaatgaataaaatcaaaatgttTGCATGTTTTGGGAGTGAAGATAAATTGGTGCCTCACAGTTTAAGTTCGGTTTGGTGTGATTTCTATATGAACACCAATGGTGCTAGCAGTACTTATGTTGCTGAAGGAGTTGGACATGATGTCACTGATGAGATGATTGACAAATTCACAACCTGGTTAGTTAAGAACATTTAGTATTTTTAAACACTTTAAGAGTATTTGCATATATCAATATACAAGCATACATCTTACAACTTAACTTAATATTCTCTTTTGAACTTGTTGTAGTTGCAAACAAATGATCAGACTccccaccaccaccattttAGTTTGTGCTAGCACAACAATTGCCACTACAACTgcaacaaagaaaaaaacacaaaatGCGGGAAACATACATAATCAACAAggcccaaaaaaaaaaaaaaaaccaaaccCACTTTTTTGAGATTATCACACTAACTCAAGAGTTTGAAATCCTctttcgttttttttttttttggactTTTCCACATACTTCTGGTGTAATCCATTACGCGacatcaaataaatcacaTCAGGATTACTTAGAGCTGAGACCACAATGCTACAAACACTGTCAAGTTCAGCTACTGCTAGTTTACAGCAACAACTTTCAAAGCAATATGCCAATAGTTTTAGCAATGACGGGtcatcattttcaagtagaaacaatcaacaatacAGCGAGATAGTCAACTATATCACTTTTAATCAAGATGCATCATGTATAACTATTGGATTAAAGAACGGGTACAAGATTTTTAATTGCCAACCAAACTTTGGCAGGAGTTTCCAATTCAAGAATGATGAAAGCACAGGAATAGTTGAGATGTTGTATTGTACTTCATTGTTGGCAACAGTAGCTCAGGGTGAAGAAATTGGATCATCTCCCagaaaattaaagattATCAACACAAAGACCAAATCAACTATTtgtgatttgattttcccACTGACAATATTGCAAGTGAAACTAACAAATACCCGATTAATCGTGGTTCTAGAAGACCAAATTTACCTATACGATATCACCACTATGAAATTGTTACACACTATTGAAACGAGCCCTAATCTCAATGGATTATCTGCCATCTCGTACAATGACTCCAACAGTTATCTAGCATACCCGTCACCCCCGAAAACAATTACCCACGATTCTCTATTGGCTTCTGGTATTAACACAAACGGTGGCAGTAATTCCacacaaaataatatttcatcCGTGAGTAATACTCCAAACAGAGTCGGCGATgtgataatttttaatttaactTCTCTACAACCCATTTCAGTTATCGAAGCACATAAATCTACTATAGCATCGATGGCTTTCTCAAATAGCGGGTTATTTTTGGCAACTGCCAGTGACAAGGGAACAATTGTTCGTGTTTTTGATGTTGCTACAGGTACTAAAATTTACCAATTCAGAAGAGGTACATATCCAACCAAAATCTATTCGCTTCGATTCAGTGCTGATGATAAATATGTGTTGGCAACAAGCTCAAGTTTAACCGTGCATATATTTAGATTAGGTGAGGAAGAGGCGTTGGAAACtaaacataaaaaaaagaagaaaccaGCTGTTGCAACTATTCTAGAGGAAGAAACAGAGGGTTCACCATCAAatgaacaaaataaaagtaCAAAACGCAACTCTGAGGAATTTGAAGAAGTAAGAGATGATGGCGACGATTCAGATGTCGATGAcgaagatgaagatatCGACGACgaatcaattgaagtaATACCAGCAAAACAAAGGAAGCTCTCACAAGGCTCGACAAATTCATACACCAGTGTCAATTCCGAAGACGTTCAAAGTAATTCGCCAAAGACTGAACctttaattgatcaaaatcGTCTCTCCATGGCCAGAATAATCAGACGATCGTCTCAGACCCTCGGTAGAAAGGCAGCCCAAAAAATGGGAGACTTCCTACCATCAAGATTTTCCTCAATATTGGAAccaacaagaaattttgCATCTTTAAAAATCAATGCTCACTCTAAAGATACCAAATCAGTTGCTGTTATGAATAATGTTTTGCAACAAGATCTAATTCCACAAACATATTTAGCTACTGATAATGCAAGTGCTAAGCAAGACTTAATGGAGGTCAGCTTATTTCATATTTATGTGGTTACCACGGAAGGCATGCTTTACATTTATGGTCTAGATCCTGAACGTGGTGGTGATTGTATATTGCTTAATCTGCACTGTATACTTGATGAATACTGAAAATAACGTGTGTGTATTTTTGTGCGATTTGTACACGAAataaatttggatttttcccaaattttttttttatcctCTGTATAATTAAACCCAcatcaaatcttttttttttttttttgccacATTTCtcatctttttcttttaacaAGAGACAACAATGGCGTACACAAGTAtgtataattgataaaaagaGATTAAAGTGAAACCCCAAGTTGAATACTAACAATTGCTTTAAGTCACTATCAAAAACGCAGGTAAAACTTACGACATTGAACttcaagaagaagacaaTGGCCAGATATTAAAGTCTAAAATTCAGGAATTGACATTGATCCCACCagaaagacaaaaaatCTTGATTAAGGGTGGTAAATTGACTGATGAGGTGATTGTGTCTAGTTTAAACTTGAAAAGTCCAGTAATGGTTTTAGGTACTCCTGATAAGAACTTACCTTCGAAGCCAGTTGAAAAACAAGTTTTCCTTgaagatttgaataaaaGTCAATTGGTTAAGGTTAGTAACGAACCTAGTGGGTTGACCAATTTGGGGAACACATGCTACTTGAATTCAAGTTTACAAACGATATTTCATATC
This is a stretch of genomic DNA from Candida dubliniensis CD36 chromosome 1, complete sequence. It encodes these proteins:
- a CDS encoding autophagy-related protein [18], putative (Similar to S. cerevisiae ATG18;~Similar to C. albicans ATG18), which codes for MLQTSSSSATASLQQQLSKQYANSFSNDGSSFSSRNNQQYSEIVNYITFNQDASCITIGLKNGYKIFNCQPNFGRSFQFKNDESTGIVEMLYCTSLLATVAQGEEIGSSPRKLKIINTKTKSTICDLIFPSTILQVKLTNTRLIVVLEDQIYLYDITTMKLLHTIETSPNLNGLSAISYNDSNSYLAYPSPPKTITHDSLLASGINTNGGSNSTQNNISSVSNTPNRVGDVIIFNLTSLQPISVIEAHKSTIASMAFSNSGLFLATASDKGTIVRVFDVATGTKIYQFRRGTYPTKIYSLRFSADDKYVLATSSSLTVHIFRLGEEEALETKHKKKKKPAVATILEEETEGSPSNEQNKSTKRNSEEFEEVRDDGDDSDVDDEDEDIDDESIEVIPAKQRKLSQGSTNSYTSVNSEDVQSNSPKTEPLIDQNRLSMARIIRRSSQTLGRKAAQKMGDFLPSRFSSILEPTRNFASLKINAHSKDTKSVAVMNNVLQQDLIPQTYLATDNASAKQDLMEVSLFHIYVVTTEGMLYIYGLDPERGGDCILLNSHCILDEY